A region of Pseudoruegeria sp. SHC-113 DNA encodes the following proteins:
- the crcB gene encoding fluoride efflux transporter CrcB, which produces MFLTMLQVAAGGAIGAVGRYLMGVLVLRVVGAGFPLATLLVNVIGSFVMGVLIVTLAHRGSMHLAPFLTVGMLGGFTTFSAFSLDTIVLMERGETGLALLYVALSVVASIGAVFAGMTITRGILA; this is translated from the coding sequence ATGTTTTTAACGATGCTGCAAGTGGCCGCCGGTGGGGCGATTGGAGCCGTGGGGCGCTACCTCATGGGGGTTCTCGTGCTGCGCGTTGTCGGCGCGGGCTTCCCGCTGGCGACGCTTTTGGTGAATGTCATTGGCTCCTTCGTGATGGGCGTGCTGATCGTGACGCTGGCGCATCGGGGCTCGATGCATCTTGCGCCCTTCCTCACCGTAGGGATGCTCGGCGGTTTCACCACGTTTTCGGCCTTCTCGCTCGATACCATCGTGCTGATGGAACGCGGCGAGACGGGGCTGGCGCTGCTCTATGTGGCGCTTTCGGTTGTGGCCTCCATCGGGGCGGTTTTTGCAGGCATGACGATCACACGGGGGATCCTCGCATGA
- a CDS encoding replication-associated recombination protein A, with translation MADLFDTSAAVRDTAANTAPRPLADRLRPKALGEVIGQEQVLGEEAPLGVMLASGALSSLVFWGPPGVGKTTIARLLADQTDLAFVQISAIFTGVQDLKKVFEAAKIRRGNGQGTLLFVDEIHRFNKAQQDGFLPHMEDGTILLVGATTENPSFELNAALLSRAQVLVLKRLSLSDLERLAQRAEKELGKPLPLSGGAREALLEMADGDGRALLNLIEQIAAWKVSGKLETEALTTRLMRRASKYDKSGDEHYNLISALHKSVRGSDPDAALYWFARMLTGGEDPRFLARRLTRMAVEDIGLADPQAQTICLHAWETYERLGSPEGELALAQAVIYLALAPKSNGGYVAYKAAMAAAKKTGSEPPPMHILNAPTSLMKEQGFGTGYQYDHDAEDGFSGQNYFPETMKRGVYYTPPERGFERELKKRLDYFAKLRARRGEG, from the coding sequence ATGGCCGATCTGTTCGACACCTCCGCCGCAGTGCGGGACACCGCTGCAAACACCGCTCCGCGCCCGCTGGCAGACCGTTTGCGGCCCAAGGCGCTTGGCGAGGTGATCGGGCAGGAGCAGGTGTTGGGCGAAGAGGCCCCGCTGGGCGTCATGCTGGCCTCCGGCGCGCTCTCCTCGCTCGTGTTCTGGGGGCCGCCCGGTGTGGGCAAAACCACGATCGCGCGGCTTCTGGCGGATCAGACGGATCTGGCTTTCGTGCAGATCAGCGCGATTTTCACCGGGGTGCAGGATCTGAAGAAGGTCTTTGAAGCGGCGAAGATCCGGCGCGGCAACGGGCAGGGCACGCTCCTGTTCGTGGACGAGATCCACCGTTTCAACAAGGCCCAGCAGGACGGCTTCCTGCCGCATATGGAGGATGGCACCATCCTCTTGGTTGGCGCCACCACCGAGAACCCGAGTTTCGAGTTGAACGCGGCCCTTCTATCGCGCGCGCAGGTGCTGGTGCTCAAGCGGCTTTCGCTGTCCGATCTGGAGCGGCTGGCGCAGCGGGCCGAGAAGGAGCTTGGCAAACCGCTGCCGCTGTCTGGTGGGGCGCGCGAGGCGCTATTGGAGATGGCTGACGGCGATGGGCGCGCGCTTCTGAACCTGATCGAACAGATCGCGGCGTGGAAGGTCTCTGGCAAGCTGGAAACCGAGGCGCTCACCACGCGGCTGATGCGGCGGGCGTCCAAATACGACAAGAGCGGCGATGAGCATTACAACCTGATTTCCGCCCTGCATAAATCCGTGCGCGGCAGTGATCCGGATGCGGCGCTCTACTGGTTTGCCCGGATGCTCACCGGCGGCGAGGATCCGCGATTTCTGGCGCGCCGCCTGACGCGGATGGCGGTGGAGGACATCGGCCTTGCCGATCCGCAGGCGCAGACGATCTGCCTGCACGCCTGGGAAACCTACGAGCGGCTGGGCTCGCCCGAAGGCGAGTTGGCGCTGGCGCAGGCGGTGATCTACCTCGCGCTCGCGCCTAAATCCAACGGCGGCTACGTGGCCTATAAGGCGGCGATGGCGGCTGCCAAGAAAACCGGCTCCGAGCCGCCGCCCATGCATATCCTAAACGCGCCGACCTCATTGATGAAGGAGCAGGGCTTTGGCACCGGCTACCAGTATGATCATGATGCGGAGGACGGGTTTTCGGGACAGAATTATTTCCCCGAAACCATGAAGCGCGGGGTCTATTACACGCCGCCGGAGCGGGGCTTTGAGCGGGAGCTGAAAAAGCGGCTCGATTACTTTGCCAAGCTGCGTGCGCGGCGGGGCGAGGGGTGA
- a CDS encoding trypsin-like peptidase domain-containing protein, whose product MRALTIVPVLAACLALVPGASVSETRVPQSPAEISLSFAPLVKQATPAVVNIYAKRVVQARSASPFAGDPLFERLFQDFARPQPRVQNSLGSGVILSEDGFVVSNFHVVGGATDIRVVLSDRREFAARVVLADEQSDMAILKLEGAEGMPFLDLRDSASVEVGELVLAIGNPFGVGQTVSSGIVSGLARSGAATGSARGYFIQTDAPINPGNSGGALIDINGDLIGVNTSILTRSGGSNGIGFAIPSALVAQFLKQARAGQESFLRPWAGLEGQAVDGDLAEGLGLGVPEGIIVSDVHPQSPFAAAGVAQGDVILAVDGLPVNSGPEMIYRMSVAGLGESSDITILRRGERLTVTVPLMRAPEDPPREALVLGERDILPGLALARVNPAVGEEFGLPFRAQGVIVTDPGPVAARVGMRPGDVIASVGGQDIEAPSDVAKALKAAGRGIDVIVIRSGQAVRLRFRL is encoded by the coding sequence ATGCGCGCCCTGACCATTGTTCCCGTTCTCGCCGCCTGCCTTGCCCTTGTGCCGGGGGCTTCCGTTTCGGAAACGCGTGTGCCGCAGAGCCCGGCCGAGATCAGCCTGAGTTTCGCGCCGCTGGTGAAACAGGCCACGCCTGCCGTGGTGAACATCTACGCCAAACGCGTGGTGCAGGCGCGCAGCGCTTCGCCTTTCGCGGGCGATCCGCTGTTTGAGCGGCTGTTTCAGGATTTCGCCCGCCCGCAACCGCGGGTGCAGAATTCGCTGGGCTCCGGTGTGATCCTGTCAGAGGACGGTTTCGTGGTGTCGAACTTCCACGTGGTGGGCGGCGCGACGGACATCCGCGTGGTGCTTTCGGACCGGCGCGAGTTTGCCGCCCGTGTCGTGCTGGCCGATGAGCAGAGCGACATGGCCATTCTCAAGCTGGAGGGGGCCGAGGGGATGCCCTTCCTCGATCTGCGCGACAGCGCCTCCGTCGAGGTGGGTGAACTGGTTCTGGCGATCGGCAACCCGTTTGGCGTGGGGCAGACCGTGTCCAGCGGCATCGTGTCGGGGCTCGCGCGCTCGGGCGCGGCCACGGGCAGCGCGCGGGGCTATTTCATCCAGACGGATGCGCCGATCAACCCGGGCAATTCCGGCGGTGCGCTGATCGACATCAACGGCGATCTGATCGGGGTGAACACCTCGATCCTGACGCGGTCGGGCGGCTCCAACGGCATCGGCTTCGCGATCCCCTCCGCATTGGTGGCGCAATTCCTGAAACAGGCGCGCGCGGGGCAGGAGAGCTTCCTGCGGCCCTGGGCGGGGCTGGAAGGGCAGGCCGTGGACGGCGATTTGGCCGAGGGGCTCGGCCTTGGGGTGCCGGAGGGCATCATCGTGAGCGACGTACACCCGCAAAGCCCCTTTGCCGCCGCCGGTGTGGCGCAGGGCGATGTGATCCTTGCCGTGGACGGGCTGCCGGTGAACTCCGGGCCCGAGATGATCTACCGCATGTCGGTGGCCGGGCTTGGCGAAAGCTCGGACATCACCATCCTGCGCCGGGGCGAGCGCCTCACGGTGACGGTGCCGCTTATGCGGGCCCCCGAAGATCCGCCACGCGAGGCGCTTGTTCTGGGCGAGCGGGACATCCTGCCCGGCCTTGCGCTGGCCCGTGTGAACCCTGCCGTAGGCGAGGAGTTTGGCCTGCCGTTCCGTGCGCAGGGCGTCATTGTCACCGATCCCGGCCCGGTGGCGGCGCGTGTGGGCATGCGCCCGGGCGATGTGATCGCTTCGGTGGGCGGGCAGGATATCGAGGCCCCATCCGATGTGGCGAAGGCCCTGAAGGCCGCAGGCCGGGGCATCGATGTGATCGTGATCCGCTCTGGGCAAGCGGTTCGCCTGCGCTTTAGACTGTAG
- the rplQ gene encoding 50S ribosomal protein L17 produces the protein MRHARGYRRLNRTHEHRKALFANMAGSLIEHEQIKTTLPKAKELRPIIEKMITLAKRGDLHARRQAASKLKQDAYVAKLFDVLGPRYAERQGGYVRILKAGFRYGDQAPMAIIEFVDRDVDAKGAADKARVAAEEAVEE, from the coding sequence ATGCGTCACGCACGTGGCTACCGCCGCCTGAACCGTACTCATGAGCACCGCAAGGCCCTGTTCGCCAACATGGCTGGCTCCCTCATCGAGCACGAGCAAATCAAAACCACCCTGCCCAAAGCAAAAGAACTGCGCCCGATCATCGAAAAGATGATCACGCTGGCCAAACGCGGCGATCTTCACGCCCGCCGTCAGGCCGCTTCCAAGCTGAAGCAGGACGCCTATGTCGCCAAACTGTTCGACGTTCTGGGCCCGCGCTACGCCGAGCGCCAGGGCGGCTATGTCCGCATCCTGAAAGCCGGCTTCCGCTACGGTGACCAGGCTCCGATGGCGATCATCGAATTCGTGGACCGCGACGTCGACGCCAAAGGCGCCGCCGACAAAGCCCGCGTGGCTGCCGAAGAGGCGGTTGAAGAGTAA
- a CDS encoding DNA-directed RNA polymerase subunit alpha translates to MIHKNWQELIKPTQLDVKPGNDPARQATVVAEPLERGFGLTLGNALRRVLMSSLQGAAITSVQIDNVLHEFSSVAGVREDVTDIILNLKGVALRMEVEGPKRLSISAKGPSIVTAGDIAESAGIEVLNKDHVICHLDDGADLFMELTVNTGKGYVSADKNKPEDAPIGLIPIDAIYSPVKKVAYEVQPTREGQVLDYDKLTLKLETDGSIAPDDAVAFAARILQDQLSIFVNFDEPEAASRQDDDDGLEFNPLLLKKVDELELSVRSANCLKNDNIVYIGDLIQKTEAEMLRTPNFGRKSLNEIKEVLSGMGLHLGMDVEDWPPENIEDLAKKFEDQF, encoded by the coding sequence ATGATCCACAAGAACTGGCAAGAACTGATCAAGCCGACGCAGCTGGACGTCAAGCCGGGCAATGATCCCGCACGTCAGGCAACCGTCGTGGCTGAACCGCTGGAGCGCGGGTTCGGCCTGACGCTCGGCAACGCGCTGCGCCGCGTGCTGATGAGCAGCCTGCAAGGCGCCGCCATCACCAGCGTCCAGATCGACAACGTTCTGCACGAGTTCTCCTCCGTCGCTGGCGTCCGCGAGGACGTGACGGACATCATCCTGAACCTCAAGGGCGTGGCCCTGCGCATGGAAGTGGAAGGCCCCAAGCGGCTTTCGATCTCCGCCAAAGGCCCCTCGATCGTCACCGCCGGTGACATCGCCGAATCCGCCGGCATCGAAGTCCTGAACAAGGATCACGTGATCTGCCACCTCGACGATGGCGCCGATCTGTTCATGGAACTGACCGTGAACACCGGCAAAGGTTACGTGTCGGCAGACAAGAACAAGCCGGAAGACGCCCCGATCGGCCTGATCCCGATCGATGCGATCTACTCCCCGGTGAAAAAGGTCGCCTACGAAGTGCAGCCCACCCGCGAGGGCCAGGTGCTGGACTACGACAAGCTGACCCTGAAGCTGGAAACCGATGGCTCCATCGCACCGGATGACGCCGTGGCCTTCGCCGCCCGCATCCTGCAGGACCAGCTGTCGATCTTCGTGAACTTCGACGAGCCGGAAGCCGCCTCCCGTCAGGACGACGACGACGGCCTCGAGTTTAACCCGCTTCTGCTGAAGAAAGTGGACGAGCTGGAGCTCTCCGTGCGGTCTGCGAACTGCCTGAAGAACGACAACATCGTCTACATCGGCGATTTGATCCAGAAGACCGAAGCCGAGATGCTCCGCACCCCGAACTTCGGCCGCAAGTCGCTGAACGAGATCAAGGAAGTGCTCTCGGGCATGGGCCTGCACCTCGGCATGGACGTCGAGGACTGGCCGCCGGAGAACATCGAAGATCTGGCCAAGAAATTCGAAGACCAGTTCTAA
- the rpsK gene encoding 30S ribosomal protein S11 produces the protein MARDKSRMKRKERKNIATGVAHVNSSFNNTKILISDVQGNAISWSSAGTMGFKGSRKSTPYAAQMAAEDAGRKAQEHGVKTLEVEVQGPGSGRESALRALAAVGFNITSIRDVTPIAHNGCRPPKRRRV, from the coding sequence ATGGCACGTGATAAATCCCGTATGAAGCGGAAAGAGCGCAAGAACATCGCCACCGGCGTTGCACACGTGAACTCTTCCTTCAACAACACCAAGATCCTGATCTCCGACGTTCAGGGCAACGCTATCTCCTGGTCCTCTGCCGGCACCATGGGCTTCAAGGGCTCCCGCAAGTCCACGCCCTACGCCGCTCAGATGGCTGCCGAGGACGCTGGCCGCAAAGCCCAGGAACACGGCGTGAAGACGCTGGAAGTGGAAGTGCAAGGCCCCGGCTCCGGCCGTGAAAGCGCCCTGCGCGCCCTGGCGGCTGTCGGCTTCAACATCACCTCGATCCGTGATGTGACCCCGATCGCCCACAACGGCTGCCGCCCGCCGAAGCGCCGCCGCGTCTAA
- the rpsM gene encoding 30S ribosomal protein S13 — protein MARIAGVNLPTGKRVPIALTYITGIGNTSAKEICESVGIESTRRVNELSDAEILAIREHIDATYTVEGDLRRETQMNIKRLMDLGCYRGLRHRRNLPVRGQRTHTNARTRKGPAKAIAGKKK, from the coding sequence TTGGCACGTATTGCTGGCGTTAACCTCCCGACCGGGAAACGCGTCCCGATCGCCCTGACATACATCACGGGCATCGGCAACACCTCCGCGAAAGAGATCTGTGAATCCGTCGGGATCGAATCGACCCGTCGCGTGAACGAACTCTCCGACGCTGAAATCCTGGCCATCCGCGAGCACATCGACGCCACCTACACGGTGGAAGGCGATCTGCGTCGTGAAACCCAGATGAACATCAAGCGCCTGATGGACCTCGGTTGCTACCGCGGCCTGCGTCACCGCCGCAACCTGCCGGTTCGCGGTCAGCGTACCCACACCAACGCCCGTACCCGCAAAGGCCCCGCAAAGGCCATCGCTGGTAAGAAGAAGTAA
- a CDS encoding adenylate kinase, with protein MNIILLGPPGAGKGTQAGRLVEDRGMIQLSTGDMLRAARTSGTEMGNKVAAIMDAGELVTDEIVIGLIEEKLEGEQGGGFIFDGFPRTLAQADALGALLERHGQGLDAVIELRVNDEILIDRIVNRAEQARAAGQPVRADDNAESLKIRLMEYYKKTSPLIGYYHAKGDLKSVDGLGEIDAVGAAIADILG; from the coding sequence ATGAACATCATTCTGCTTGGCCCGCCCGGTGCCGGTAAGGGCACACAGGCGGGACGGCTCGTGGAAGACCGCGGCATGATCCAGCTCTCGACGGGCGACATGCTGCGGGCCGCCCGCACGTCCGGCACCGAGATGGGCAACAAGGTTGCCGCGATCATGGACGCCGGCGAGCTGGTGACGGACGAGATCGTGATCGGGCTGATCGAAGAGAAGCTCGAAGGCGAGCAGGGTGGGGGCTTCATCTTCGACGGCTTCCCGCGCACCCTGGCGCAGGCCGACGCCCTCGGCGCGCTTCTGGAGCGCCACGGGCAGGGGCTCGATGCGGTGATCGAGCTGCGCGTCAACGACGAGATCCTGATCGATCGCATCGTGAACCGTGCCGAGCAGGCCCGCGCAGCCGGTCAGCCCGTCCGGGCCGACGATAACGCCGAAAGCCTCAAGATCCGCCTGATGGAATACTACAAGAAGACCTCCCCGCTCATCGGCTATTACCACGCCAAAGGGGATCTGAAATCCGTCGACGGGCTGGGCGAGATTGACGCCGTTGGCGCGGCCATTGCCGACATCCTCGGATAA
- the secY gene encoding preprotein translocase subunit SecY, whose product MASAAEQMAANMSWGAFGKATELRQRIFFTLGLLIVYRLGTYIPVPGIDGNALREFMDQASAGLGGILNMFTGGAIGRMGIFALGIMPYISASIIVQLLTAMVPSLEQLKKEGEQGRKKINQYTRYGTVFLATFQAYGLAVSLEAGDLVADPGWYFRAATVITLVGGTMFLMWLGEQITARGIGNGISLIIFVGIIAEVPAALAQFLSQGRSGAISPVVIVGIMLMMIALIAFVVFMERALRKIHIQYPRRQVGMKVYDGGSSHLPVKVNPAGVIPAIFASSLLLLPTTLATFSGGSTGPVMSTILAYFGPGQPLYLLFFTSMIVFFTYFYTFNVAFKTDDVADNLKNQNGFIPGIRPGKKTAEYLDYVVTRVLVLGSAYLAAVCLMPEILRSQLSIPFYFGGTSVLIVVSVTMDTIQQVQSHLLAHQYEGLIEKSQLRGKKRGGKKGTARR is encoded by the coding sequence ATGGCATCTGCAGCAGAGCAAATGGCGGCGAACATGAGCTGGGGGGCTTTCGGGAAGGCCACCGAGCTTCGCCAGCGAATTTTCTTCACCCTTGGGCTTCTGATCGTTTACCGCCTCGGGACGTATATCCCGGTGCCGGGAATCGACGGAAACGCGCTTCGTGAGTTCATGGATCAGGCCAGCGCCGGGCTCGGCGGCATCCTGAACATGTTCACCGGCGGCGCCATCGGCCGTATGGGCATCTTTGCTCTGGGCATCATGCCCTATATCTCCGCCTCCATTATCGTGCAGTTGCTGACGGCCATGGTGCCTTCGCTTGAGCAGCTGAAGAAGGAAGGCGAGCAGGGCCGCAAGAAGATCAACCAATACACCCGCTACGGCACGGTGTTTCTGGCAACATTCCAGGCTTACGGGCTTGCCGTGTCGCTGGAAGCCGGCGATCTGGTGGCCGATCCGGGCTGGTACTTCCGCGCCGCCACCGTGATCACCCTCGTGGGCGGCACCATGTTCCTGATGTGGCTGGGTGAGCAGATCACCGCACGCGGCATCGGCAACGGCATCTCGCTCATCATCTTCGTCGGCATCATCGCCGAGGTTCCGGCCGCTCTGGCGCAGTTCCTCTCGCAGGGCCGCTCCGGCGCGATTTCGCCGGTGGTGATCGTGGGCATCATGCTGATGATGATCGCGCTGATTGCCTTCGTCGTGTTCATGGAACGCGCCCTGCGCAAGATCCACATCCAATACCCGCGCCGTCAGGTCGGTATGAAAGTCTATGATGGAGGCTCCAGCCACCTGCCGGTGAAAGTGAACCCGGCCGGCGTGATCCCGGCGATCTTCGCCTCCTCGCTGCTGCTGCTGCCGACCACGCTGGCGACCTTCTCTGGCGGCTCCACCGGCCCGGTGATGTCCACCATTCTCGCCTATTTCGGCCCCGGACAGCCGCTCTACCTGCTGTTCTTCACGTCCATGATCGTGTTCTTCACCTACTTCTACACGTTCAACGTCGCCTTCAAGACCGACGACGTGGCCGACAACCTGAAGAACCAGAACGGCTTCATCCCCGGCATCCGCCCGGGCAAGAAAACCGCCGAGTATCTGGATTACGTGGTCACCCGCGTGCTGGTGCTGGGCTCCGCCTATCTTGCGGCAGTTTGTCTTATGCCCGAGATTCTGCGTTCACAATTGTCGATCCCTTTCTATTTTGGCGGCACCTCCGTGCTGATCGTCGTCTCCGTTACGATGGACACGATCCAGCAGGTCCAGTCCCATCTGCTGGCGCACCAGTATGAAGGGCTGATCGAAAAATCGCAGCTGCGCGGCAAGAAGCGTGGCGGCAAGAAAGGGACAGCAAGACGATGA
- the rplO gene encoding 50S ribosomal protein L15 — translation MKLNELRDNPGAAPKRMRVGRGPGSGKGKTAGRGIKGQKSRSGVAIKGYEGGQMPLYQRLPKRGFNKPNAKKFAVINLGLIQKFVEAGKLDASAPITEDVLVASGLVRRKLDGVRVLAKGEITSKLDLTVTGASKAAVDAVAKAGGSLTVTTPAAAE, via the coding sequence ATGAAACTGAACGAACTCCGGGACAACCCGGGCGCAGCCCCGAAACGCATGCGTGTTGGCCGTGGCCCCGGCTCCGGCAAGGGCAAAACCGCTGGCCGCGGTATCAAGGGTCAGAAATCCCGCTCCGGCGTGGCCATCAAAGGCTACGAAGGCGGCCAGATGCCCCTCTACCAGCGTCTGCCCAAGCGTGGCTTCAACAAGCCCAACGCCAAGAAATTCGCCGTCATCAACCTGGGCCTGATCCAGAAATTTGTCGAAGCTGGCAAGCTCGACGCTTCCGCGCCGATCACCGAGGACGTGCTGGTGGCCTCCGGCCTCGTGCGCCGCAAACTGGACGGTGTGCGCGTTCTGGCCAAAGGTGAAATCACCTCCAAGCTGGACCTGACCGTGACCGGTGCCTCCAAGGCCGCCGTCGACGCCGTGGCGAAAGCCGGTGGCTCCCTGACGGTCACAACCCCGGCAGCCGCTGAATAA
- a CDS encoding DUF1127 domain-containing protein, with protein MAYINTAAHNEFAPLRRVNELLEGFKANRALRRKYVELYNELDALSDRDLNDIGISRYNISDIARQHVYGA; from the coding sequence ATGGCTTACATCAACACCGCCGCCCACAACGAATTTGCCCCCCTGCGCCGCGTCAACGAGTTGCTGGAAGGCTTCAAAGCCAACCGCGCGCTGCGCCGCAAATACGTCGAACTCTATAACGAGCTGGACGCCCTGAGCGATCGCGATCTGAACGACATCGGCATCAGCCGCTACAACATCTCCGACATCGCGCGCCAGCACGTCTACGGCGCATAA
- a CDS encoding YHYH protein produces MHFRPALAALATIGLALPAMAHDQDEVIMLAGISAAFSAANLVGEPEIVDCTLSGGAQTHCLSLTVRPEPTGYVPGPWCPTSASDGPDVSGIWLHEGRVYDADGSFMGQLATLFDDPAWQMVDPETGKIAVTDTKEKCAAAARPDVGAEYANTCVECLPEYLDPDLTVTYVIPFEPVTAQAPSPTQQAGSGVAFNGIRLDAPAPVDAILGAYTIAPFDDCGGHINLFVGYHYHAATDCIETGADTAEDHAAPVGLAMDGHAIFPALTEDQATAAALDACFGHSSDGLGYHYHAGPAGGNAILGCLTAQYGCVLEKGAETCDASQRRGPPPRD; encoded by the coding sequence ATGCATTTCAGACCAGCCTTAGCCGCCCTCGCCACCATCGGCCTTGCCCTGCCTGCCATGGCCCATGACCAAGACGAAGTGATCATGTTGGCCGGAATAAGCGCGGCTTTTTCCGCCGCCAACCTTGTCGGCGAACCCGAGATCGTGGATTGCACGCTCTCGGGCGGCGCGCAGACGCATTGCCTCTCGCTCACCGTGCGCCCCGAACCTACAGGCTATGTGCCGGGCCCTTGGTGCCCGACCTCCGCCAGCGACGGCCCGGACGTCAGCGGCATCTGGCTCCATGAGGGCCGTGTCTATGATGCCGACGGGAGTTTCATGGGGCAGCTCGCCACGCTGTTTGACGATCCCGCGTGGCAGATGGTGGATCCGGAGACGGGCAAGATCGCCGTCACCGACACCAAAGAGAAATGCGCCGCAGCCGCGCGCCCCGACGTGGGCGCGGAATACGCCAACACCTGTGTCGAGTGCCTGCCCGAATACCTCGATCCGGATTTGACTGTCACTTACGTGATCCCCTTTGAGCCGGTCACGGCACAGGCACCCTCCCCCACGCAGCAGGCCGGGTCCGGGGTCGCGTTCAACGGCATCCGCCTCGATGCCCCTGCCCCGGTGGACGCCATCCTTGGGGCCTACACGATCGCCCCGTTTGACGATTGCGGTGGCCATATCAACCTTTTCGTAGGCTACCACTACCACGCCGCCACGGATTGCATTGAAACGGGTGCAGACACTGCAGAGGACCACGCCGCCCCCGTGGGACTGGCAATGGACGGCCACGCGATCTTCCCCGCCCTGACGGAGGATCAGGCCACCGCCGCCGCGCTGGATGCCTGCTTTGGACACAGCAGCGACGGCCTCGGCTATCACTACCACGCTGGCCCCGCAGGCGGGAACGCCATCCTGGGATGCCTCACCGCGCAGTACGGCTGCGTTCTTGAAAAGGGCGCAGAAACCTGTGACGCCAGCCAGCGGCGCGGCCCGCCGCCCCGCGACTAA
- the rpmD gene encoding 50S ribosomal protein L30, with translation MAKTIVVKQIGSPIRRPAIQRETLKGLGLNKMHRTRELEDTPAVRGMVEKIPHLVEIIEERG, from the coding sequence ATGGCTAAAACCATCGTCGTCAAGCAGATCGGCTCCCCGATCCGCCGCCCCGCCATCCAGCGCGAAACGCTGAAAGGCCTGGGCCTGAACAAGATGCACCGCACCCGCGAGCTGGAAGACACCCCGGCCGTGCGCGGCATGGTCGAAAAGATCCCCCACCTCGTGGAGATCATCGAAGAGCGCGGCTAA
- the rpsE gene encoding 30S ribosomal protein S5, with protein sequence MAERENRRGPRREREETPEFADRLVAINRVSKTVKGGKRFGFAALVVVGDQKGRVGFGKGKAKEVPEAIRKATEQAKRQMIRVPLREGRTLHHDIEGRHGAGRVVMRTAPTGTGIIAGGPMRAVFEMLGVQDVVAKSIGSQNPYNMIRATLDGLKKEASPRMVAQRRGKKVADILSKDEAPAEAEA encoded by the coding sequence ATGGCAGAACGTGAAAACCGCCGGGGCCCCCGTCGCGAACGCGAGGAAACCCCGGAATTCGCAGATCGCCTTGTCGCGATCAACCGTGTGTCCAAGACCGTAAAGGGTGGTAAGCGCTTTGGCTTCGCAGCCCTCGTCGTCGTGGGCGATCAGAAAGGCCGCGTCGGCTTCGGCAAAGGCAAAGCGAAAGAGGTCCCCGAGGCCATCCGCAAAGCCACCGAGCAAGCCAAGCGCCAGATGATCCGTGTGCCGCTGCGCGAAGGCCGCACCCTGCACCACGATATCGAAGGCCGCCACGGTGCTGGCCGCGTCGTGATGCGCACCGCTCCGACCGGTACCGGTATCATCGCCGGTGGTCCGATGCGCGCTGTGTTCGAGATGCTGGGCGTGCAGGACGTTGTCGCCAAGTCCATCGGTTCGCAGAACCCCTACAACATGATCCGCGCCACGCTGGACGGCCTCAAGAAAGAAGCCTCCCCGCGTATGGTCGCGCAGCGCCGCGGCAAGAAAGTTGCCGACATCCTGAGCAAGGATGAAGCGCCGGCTGAAGCCGAAGCGTAA
- the rplR gene encoding 50S ribosomal protein L18 yields the protein MANSKRTLFLKRRLRVRNKLKARNVGGIRLSVHRSNKNISVQLIDDVQGITLASASSLEKDLGVVGKNNIEAAAKVGAAIAERAKAKGVEECYFDRGGFLFHGKVKALAEAAREGGLKF from the coding sequence ATGGCAAACAGCAAACGGACCCTGTTCCTGAAGCGCCGTCTGCGCGTTCGGAACAAGCTGAAAGCCCGGAACGTCGGTGGTATCCGTCTCTCCGTGCACCGCAGCAACAAGAACATCAGCGTGCAGCTGATCGACGATGTGCAAGGCATCACCCTGGCTTCCGCCTCCAGCCTCGAGAAGGATCTCGGCGTTGTGGGCAAGAACAACATCGAAGCCGCAGCCAAAGTGGGCGCAGCTATTGCTGAGCGCGCCAAGGCCAAAGGTGTTGAAGAGTGCTACTTCGATCGTGGCGGCTTCCTGTTCCACGGCAAGGTGAAGGCTCTGGCCGAAGCCGCCCGTGAAGGTGGTCTGAAGTTCTAA